From the Candidatus Pantoea soli genome, one window contains:
- a CDS encoding nuclear transport factor 2 family protein, giving the protein MQKALMLENRLFAAMLHSDTKALDTLIADSLIFINHAGQNVTKAQDLEMHSSGLIRIQDITRERFNACEYSGCLIVDTCVSVTGTYDGQNANGRFHHLRTWAVIDGQWQVVGLKSSMG; this is encoded by the coding sequence ATGCAAAAGGCACTTATGCTAGAGAACAGACTCTTTGCCGCGATGCTTCATTCTGATACAAAGGCGCTTGATACCCTTATCGCTGACTCACTGATATTCATTAATCACGCCGGACAAAATGTTACCAAAGCTCAGGATTTGGAGATGCATTCTTCAGGGCTGATTCGCATTCAGGATATTACACGGGAACGTTTTAATGCCTGCGAATATTCTGGCTGCCTTATCGTAGATACCTGCGTATCGGTTACGGGAACATACGATGGTCAGAATGCAAATGGCAGGTTCCATCATTTACGCACCTGGGCTGTGATTGATGGACAATGGCAGGTTGTCGGTCTGAAGAGCTCGATGGGTTAA